A genomic segment from Thermostichus lividus PCC 6715 encodes:
- a CDS encoding MFS transporter: MTVEPDIRVISPPAPVPPLWQNRNFIALWLAQVCSQLADKIYLVLVIALTTQFFQPPDQSISGWVSAIMVAFTIPAILLGSVAGVFVDRWSKKQVLIVTNLYRALLVLAVPSTTLMATGRLSGFMVLLLLTFAISSLTQFFAPAEQAAIPLLVDKSHLISANSLYTLTMMAALVLGFAAGEPLLTLASHWQPQWGGAIFVSLCYGSAAAFLFLLRPPDHCHLPPSRYRQVWQELRQGLHLLGQYTALRFALMQLILLFSVVAAMSVLVVRLAEVMPALDTDQFGFLLAAAAVGLGLGALLLNIGTRWLSYRLWSLLGCWGMGGMLLGLAFSLQSLWLSGTFIVGFGFFAALVAIPMQTTVQVMTPPEQRGTIFGLQNNLVNIALSLPLALAGIAETWWGLVPVLVALAVAIAIGGSLIATIHPTREAS; this comes from the coding sequence ATGACCGTTGAGCCCGACATTCGCGTGATTTCACCTCCAGCGCCAGTACCCCCCCTCTGGCAAAATCGCAATTTCATTGCCCTGTGGCTTGCTCAAGTATGCTCTCAGCTGGCGGACAAAATTTACCTTGTGCTTGTGATTGCCCTCACCACTCAGTTCTTTCAACCTCCCGACCAGAGTATTAGTGGTTGGGTATCTGCCATTATGGTGGCCTTTACCATTCCGGCCATTTTGCTCGGTTCGGTGGCAGGGGTATTTGTGGATCGCTGGTCCAAAAAACAAGTGCTCATTGTTACAAATCTCTACCGCGCTCTTCTAGTCTTGGCTGTCCCCTCCACAACGCTCATGGCAACGGGTCGCCTTAGCGGTTTTATGGTACTGCTGCTGCTCACCTTTGCCATCTCCAGCTTGACCCAATTCTTTGCGCCTGCGGAACAGGCAGCCATTCCCCTATTGGTCGATAAGTCTCACTTAATTTCTGCGAACTCTCTTTATACCCTCACGATGATGGCGGCTTTGGTGCTGGGATTTGCAGCGGGCGAACCGCTCCTGACCTTGGCTAGTCACTGGCAGCCGCAATGGGGCGGTGCAATCTTTGTCAGTCTTTGCTATGGCAGTGCTGCTGCCTTTTTGTTTCTGTTGCGCCCTCCGGATCACTGCCACCTGCCCCCCAGTCGCTACCGCCAAGTTTGGCAAGAGCTGCGCCAAGGGCTACACCTGTTGGGGCAATATACGGCGCTGCGCTTCGCGCTGATGCAGTTGATCCTACTGTTTTCAGTTGTTGCAGCAATGTCGGTACTTGTTGTTCGTTTGGCAGAGGTCATGCCTGCCCTTGACACCGATCAATTTGGCTTTTTGCTCGCTGCGGCCGCAGTGGGGTTAGGGCTGGGCGCATTACTGCTGAATATCGGGACAAGGTGGCTCTCCTATCGTCTGTGGAGTTTGCTCGGGTGCTGGGGAATGGGGGGAATGCTGTTGGGGCTTGCCTTTTCCCTACAGTCATTATGGCTAAGCGGAACCTTTATTGTGGGGTTTGGTTTTTTTGCGGCGTTGGTGGCTATTCCCATGCAAACCACTGTTCAGGTCATGACACCGCCGGAGCAGCGGGGCACCATCTTTGGGTTACAAAATAACCTTGTCAATATTGCCCTCAGCCTGCCCCTTGCCCTCGCGGGGATTGCCGAAACTTGGTGGGGGCTAGTTCCTGTGCTTGTGGCGCTAGCGGTGGCGATCGCCATCGGTGGTTCGTTGATTGCCACCATTCACCCGACGAGGGAAGCCTCCTAG
- a CDS encoding 2Fe-2S iron-sulfur cluster-binding protein, whose translation MAKVVKLEPISRETTINTNDNLLSALLDSELHVLKECGGRGMCATCHVYIKEGMESLSPMTKREQRTLEVITTANTSSRLACQARVLGSGVVVELPSGMYVNAVEDIESLIGRRAEQDILHPLDGRILVEAGKLITRTMITQLKDTQVQVGQFLANTSDA comes from the coding sequence GTGGCAAAAGTTGTAAAACTCGAACCCATTTCTCGGGAAACGACCATTAACACCAACGATAACTTGCTGTCTGCGCTGTTGGACTCTGAACTACACGTCCTCAAAGAGTGTGGCGGGCGGGGGATGTGTGCCACCTGCCACGTGTATATCAAGGAAGGGATGGAAAGCCTCTCGCCGATGACTAAGCGAGAGCAGCGCACCTTAGAGGTGATTACAACCGCTAACACATCGTCGCGCCTTGCCTGCCAGGCGCGGGTTCTTGGCTCAGGGGTGGTGGTGGAGTTACCCTCAGGGATGTACGTCAATGCAGTGGAGGATATTGAATCCCTGATTGGGCGGCGGGCAGAGCAGGATATTCTGCATCCTCTGGATGGGCGCATTTTGGTGGAAGCGGGTAAGCTGATTACCCGGACGATGATTACCCAGCTAAAAGATACCCAAGTGCAAGTGGGACAATTCCTTGCCAATACGTCGGATGCCTAG
- a CDS encoding globin family protein, translating to MRDHEVEIFQPVADKLQKNYPTENPRTLEEVLRQSIALLRYAAMAMLLNNPEFLQHRLLEWLTGVVNAHQTQTVWTSCHDLLSARLKEMLTDAEQDLILPLLDHAQATLVGIPAVVSVQS from the coding sequence TTGCGGGATCATGAGGTTGAGATTTTCCAACCCGTTGCTGACAAACTCCAAAAGAACTATCCTACGGAAAACCCCCGCACCCTTGAGGAAGTGCTGCGGCAGTCGATTGCCCTATTGCGCTACGCGGCCATGGCCATGCTCCTGAATAATCCTGAATTTTTACAACACCGCCTCTTGGAATGGCTGACGGGAGTTGTCAATGCTCATCAAACCCAAACGGTGTGGACCAGTTGCCACGACCTCTTGAGTGCTCGCCTCAAGGAAATGCTCACCGATGCTGAGCAGGATTTAATTTTGCCCCTGTTGGATCATGCCCAAGCTACCCTTGTGGGGATCCCTGCGGTTGTTAGCGTTCAATCCTAA
- a CDS encoding MGMT family protein → MQQPSSHTFQQCIYQLVQQIPCGYVATYGQVAALCGWPRHARFVGYALYQVAPDSEIPWHRVVNAQGKVSLSWRRGGSDELQRWRLEAEGVVFNANGRINLRRYGWQP, encoded by the coding sequence ATGCAGCAACCATCCTCCCATACGTTCCAGCAGTGTATCTACCAACTGGTGCAGCAGATTCCCTGTGGCTACGTGGCCACCTACGGCCAAGTGGCGGCTCTGTGTGGCTGGCCACGCCATGCCCGCTTTGTGGGCTATGCGCTATACCAAGTGGCTCCAGATTCAGAGATTCCGTGGCATCGGGTAGTCAATGCCCAAGGGAAGGTGTCTCTCTCGTGGCGCCGCGGCGGTTCTGACGAACTACAACGCTGGCGATTAGAGGCAGAGGGGGTGGTCTTTAATGCCAATGGCCGCATTAACTTGCGTCGCTACGGTTGGCAGCCTTAA
- a CDS encoding PP2C family protein-serine/threonine phosphatase: MSSSSPVIALKEMVSRLQRETSKIQELLASLSFALRSFNNLNQFFELIPLISCRVTEAEAAALVLFRADGQARLEQLHCHASDQCPNIRAALETATRTLANSVGIMTTDPHGDRPRLEHVLDQQLQDRLPAGIQFYGTTILVKDTNLSERGRLYVFSQQPTYEWTETRQQLLQVIADQTAVAIANDEMALKLRDRQRLDRELEIGAEIQRRLLPRHCPKIQGLDLAAACRTASWVGGDYYDFIPITYGLADSQDISQGRWGIAIGDVMGKGVPAGLIMTMTRGMLRAEALNGHRPSRILQHLNRAMKADLESSHRFVTLFYSEYNPQTRVLAFSNAAHLPPLLWRAETGTVQRLDTYGMLIGLDERTQYQQVEVRLQPGDTVVFYTDGITEADNPKGDRFEEARLAAVLERACAKGLDAQALLDYIFAAVIDFIGVEGRISDDMTLIVMRVMD; this comes from the coding sequence ATGAGTTCCTCGAGTCCTGTAATCGCCCTCAAAGAGATGGTGTCTCGGTTACAGCGCGAGACCAGTAAAATTCAAGAATTATTGGCCTCTCTCAGCTTTGCCCTGCGCAGCTTTAATAACCTCAACCAGTTTTTTGAGTTAATCCCACTCATTAGCTGCCGTGTCACCGAAGCAGAGGCCGCTGCCTTGGTGCTCTTCCGTGCCGATGGTCAAGCACGGCTGGAGCAGCTTCACTGTCATGCCAGTGATCAGTGCCCCAATATCCGCGCCGCCCTCGAAACCGCCACCCGTACCTTGGCCAACAGCGTGGGGATCATGACCACTGACCCCCATGGCGATCGCCCCCGCTTAGAGCATGTGCTCGATCAACAATTGCAAGATCGTCTTCCTGCGGGCATTCAGTTTTACGGCACCACGATTTTGGTCAAAGATACCAACCTTTCAGAGCGCGGACGGCTCTACGTCTTTAGCCAGCAACCCACCTACGAGTGGACAGAAACGCGCCAGCAACTCCTGCAGGTGATTGCCGATCAAACCGCAGTGGCCATTGCCAACGATGAGATGGCTCTGAAGCTGCGCGATCGCCAACGTCTTGACCGCGAACTGGAAATTGGTGCCGAAATTCAGCGCCGCTTGTTACCGCGCCATTGCCCCAAGATTCAAGGGCTTGATCTGGCTGCCGCCTGTCGCACCGCCAGTTGGGTGGGGGGGGACTACTACGACTTTATTCCCATTACCTATGGACTTGCCGATAGTCAAGACATTAGTCAAGGGCGATGGGGGATCGCCATTGGGGATGTCATGGGCAAAGGTGTTCCTGCGGGTTTGATTATGACCATGACTCGGGGAATGCTGCGGGCTGAGGCACTGAACGGGCATCGTCCCAGCCGCATCTTACAGCATCTTAACCGCGCCATGAAGGCTGACCTAGAGAGTTCCCATCGCTTTGTCACCCTCTTTTACTCCGAATACAATCCGCAAACCCGTGTCCTAGCCTTCAGCAACGCTGCTCACTTACCCCCGCTACTGTGGCGGGCCGAAACCGGTACTGTCCAACGACTAGACACCTACGGCATGCTCATTGGCCTCGATGAGCGCACCCAATATCAGCAAGTAGAAGTGCGGCTACAGCCCGGGGACACCGTTGTTTTTTACACCGACGGGATTACCGAGGCCGACAATCCCAAGGGCGATCGCTTCGAAGAAGCACGGCTGGCCGCTGTCCTCGAACGTGCGTGCGCGAAAGGCTTAGATGCCCAAGCCTTGCTCGACTACATTTTTGCAGCAGTCATCGACTTTATTGGTGTGGAAGGGCGCATCAGCGATGACATGACCTTAATTGTGATGCGGGTGATGGATTAA
- a CDS encoding tetratricopeptide repeat protein produces the protein MENRDLSANPIPSVPKVGGFELVESGATGLTVVLSIAAAVTQQTILTAIAPLPLSLAVGLNLVSRKTLNASLKEFAEAQREQMAQVIESQATQQSNLTNLTFALSQVRDRLEDVQQQVLQLNQGTRDLHDYTRILDTEQKQIEEVLDCLREIEKNTQVIQTDPSHAKAYYNRGLTHQRLGDAEAAVLDYSEAIRINNAYAKAYHNRGVARSTLGDRKGAVEDLRTAAKLFFESGDIASYQRARDLAKRIHEVGSAEQAEKEVPLELLFS, from the coding sequence ATGGAAAATCGTGATTTAAGTGCAAATCCTATCCCATCTGTACCAAAAGTAGGGGGTTTTGAGCTGGTGGAGTCGGGGGCAACTGGGTTGACGGTGGTTCTTTCCATTGCAGCCGCAGTAACTCAGCAAACCATTTTGACGGCGATCGCCCCGCTGCCATTATCCTTGGCGGTGGGCCTAAACCTTGTCAGCCGCAAGACACTGAACGCGAGCCTTAAGGAATTTGCTGAGGCACAGCGCGAACAGATGGCTCAAGTGATCGAGTCTCAGGCAACGCAGCAGTCGAACCTGACAAACCTGACCTTTGCTCTGAGTCAAGTGCGCGATCGCCTCGAAGATGTACAGCAGCAAGTACTTCAGCTCAACCAAGGGACGCGGGATCTTCACGATTACACCCGCATTCTGGATACGGAGCAAAAACAAATTGAAGAGGTGCTCGACTGTCTGCGGGAAATTGAGAAGAATACTCAAGTGATTCAAACGGATCCAAGTCATGCGAAAGCCTACTATAACCGCGGCCTAACCCACCAACGCCTTGGAGATGCAGAAGCAGCGGTGCTGGATTACTCAGAAGCTATTCGCATCAACAATGCCTATGCTAAGGCATACCACAATCGTGGGGTGGCACGCTCTACCCTAGGCGATCGCAAGGGTGCCGTCGAAGATTTGCGAACCGCTGCTAAACTGTTCTTTGAAAGTGGTGATATTGCCAGTTATCAGCGGGCACGGGATTTAGCCAAACGCATCCACGAAGTAGGCAGCGCTGAGCAGGCGGAGAAGGAAGTTCCCCTAGAATTGCTCTTTTCCTGA
- a CDS encoding V4R domain-containing protein: MTMTSSRPPAASGSYFGANHLLQKKYPKRHHHYALWDFFQFDSDRGTYTDWNNARNLLVTEDFIIGLIEGLEEEVGSASSVVMYKIGEEWGRRDARFFQEWFPKEYGYEQGLKQMRLPYVLEAWWWPCTTQGWGNWEVDLSEQKHGFMFINIFDSVVARTLGDVGRPVCHLYAGLFAGFFSGLIQKDLSCIEIQCYAMGETYCKFLLGKQDRIDAAAFWQNEGASARDIEKRLRSGELVYATAKR, encoded by the coding sequence ATGACAATGACAAGTTCTCGCCCCCCTGCTGCTTCCGGTAGTTACTTCGGTGCCAACCACCTACTGCAGAAAAAGTATCCGAAGCGCCACCACCATTATGCGCTGTGGGACTTCTTTCAATTTGATAGCGATCGCGGCACCTACACCGATTGGAATAATGCCCGCAACCTCTTGGTCACTGAGGATTTTATTATTGGCTTAATAGAAGGTCTTGAAGAAGAAGTTGGCTCCGCCTCCAGTGTTGTGATGTACAAAATTGGCGAAGAATGGGGCCGCCGAGATGCCCGCTTCTTTCAAGAGTGGTTTCCCAAGGAATACGGCTACGAGCAAGGTCTCAAGCAAATGCGGCTACCCTACGTCCTAGAGGCTTGGTGGTGGCCTTGCACGACCCAAGGATGGGGCAACTGGGAAGTCGATCTCAGTGAACAGAAGCACGGCTTCATGTTTATCAACATTTTTGACTCAGTAGTGGCGCGTACCCTTGGGGATGTCGGTCGCCCCGTCTGCCATCTCTACGCAGGGTTGTTTGCTGGTTTCTTTAGTGGCCTCATTCAAAAAGACCTCAGTTGCATTGAAATCCAGTGCTACGCCATGGGCGAAACCTACTGCAAGTTCCTTCTTGGCAAACAAGATCGCATCGATGCAGCAGCCTTTTGGCAAAACGAAGGGGCATCTGCACGGGATATTGAAAAACGGCTCCGCAGTGGGGAACTTGTCTATGCAACAGCTAAGCGGTAA
- a CDS encoding globin family protein, with protein MHTELMNLYYKAEENYLSNVDIKVLRHHVESLQQRLHTYEFFAGS; from the coding sequence ATGCATACCGAATTAATGAACCTCTACTACAAAGCCGAAGAAAACTACCTCAGTAATGTTGACATCAAAGTCCTGCGGCATCATGTTGAATCCCTGCAACAGCGGCTACACACCTACGAGTTTTTTGCGGGATCATGA
- a CDS encoding serine/threonine-protein kinase codes for MLLTAHAAQTSRYRLLDVAGQGQYGQVYVGVNRESGELVAIKVLNERHLLTRGFLRELNFLLTLQHPHVVSCQAIDYIPARQQGQMQYRSLVMDYCVGGTLRSLLEQEQSLPLTTALRIILDILSALSYAHHRGIIHCDLKPENILLDLQPTGWHAKVSDFGVARLIEDVTGTGQTGSPAYMAPERFYGQTSPVSDLYAVGILLYEMVVGDRPFHGTPAELIAAHLSRPYTLPENIPFLVRNIITKALDKLPQRRYKTAAEMALAVQLALEVTDAEQQQQSLLFSRSPAAYLLSPPQGHRLASLPRQLLSTESAVYGLIGDQLIAWSAAQGMPAIQQQWPVTQQTTEIFTSQSSCWLRLSLPTPQLLWVQDNIIPVPCPLSMAAHTFAIDASGYWCAETLVHEQQLLLHLHLLHGVRQQTLVWDWHGGEWLGTFLLNRRYGLVVSRYQCPKTEHISTQFDLFQRRGHWLLQTQLPVNLSLITPALQREWQLAAFEDHPQQPLLVLVNFRPWRVQRLGLRFRPRFLCSTPWGYVVAGRRSLNVVTYHGEIVGTAESEQEIHGVGFTGDRQLWLIRSSDQGYVLETWDITTWDIDLIL; via the coding sequence TTGCTACTCACGGCTCACGCTGCCCAAACCTCTCGTTATCGGCTCTTGGATGTAGCCGGGCAGGGGCAGTATGGGCAAGTGTATGTCGGTGTGAACCGCGAATCTGGGGAACTGGTTGCCATTAAGGTGCTCAATGAGCGACACTTGCTCACCCGCGGGTTCTTACGGGAACTCAACTTCTTGCTGACGCTGCAGCATCCTCATGTGGTGAGTTGTCAGGCCATTGACTATATTCCTGCCCGCCAGCAGGGGCAGATGCAGTACCGCAGTTTAGTGATGGACTATTGCGTGGGCGGCACACTGCGATCGCTCCTTGAACAGGAGCAAAGCTTACCCTTGACAACCGCATTACGCATTATCCTTGATATTTTGTCTGCCCTCAGCTATGCCCACCATCGGGGCATTATCCACTGCGATCTCAAGCCCGAAAATATCCTGCTAGACCTGCAACCCACGGGCTGGCACGCCAAGGTTTCGGATTTTGGGGTGGCGCGGCTCATTGAAGATGTCACAGGCACCGGCCAGACGGGTTCCCCGGCCTACATGGCACCGGAGCGCTTTTACGGCCAAACTTCTCCTGTGTCGGATCTCTACGCTGTCGGTATTTTGCTTTACGAAATGGTGGTGGGCGATCGCCCCTTCCATGGCACCCCCGCCGAACTCATCGCAGCACACTTGAGCCGTCCTTACACACTACCGGAGAATATCCCATTTCTAGTCCGCAACATTATTACCAAGGCGTTGGATAAGCTGCCCCAGCGACGCTATAAAACCGCAGCGGAAATGGCTTTAGCCGTACAACTGGCCTTGGAAGTCACTGATGCCGAACAGCAGCAGCAATCACTCCTGTTTTCGCGCTCCCCCGCAGCCTATCTCCTATCACCCCCTCAGGGGCACCGCTTAGCCAGCCTCCCACGACAGCTGCTGAGTACTGAATCTGCGGTCTATGGTCTCATAGGCGATCAGCTCATTGCTTGGTCAGCAGCGCAGGGTATGCCAGCGATCCAGCAGCAATGGCCTGTGACGCAGCAGACGACAGAGATTTTCACCAGTCAGTCAAGCTGTTGGTTACGGTTGAGCCTGCCAACACCACAACTGCTGTGGGTACAGGACAACATCATTCCCGTACCCTGTCCCCTCTCAATGGCTGCCCATACCTTCGCCATCGATGCGAGTGGCTACTGGTGTGCAGAAACCCTTGTCCACGAGCAACAGCTCCTACTGCACCTCCATCTACTCCATGGGGTACGGCAGCAAACCCTTGTTTGGGATTGGCATGGCGGCGAATGGCTCGGTACATTCCTCCTTAACCGTCGTTACGGTCTGGTGGTCAGTCGCTACCAGTGTCCCAAAACGGAACACATCAGCACCCAGTTTGATTTGTTTCAGCGCCGCGGGCATTGGTTACTGCAAACGCAACTGCCGGTAAACTTGAGCCTCATAACCCCTGCACTACAACGGGAGTGGCAGCTTGCTGCCTTTGAAGATCATCCCCAGCAGCCTTTGCTGGTGCTGGTGAATTTTCGACCGTGGCGCGTGCAACGCTTAGGGCTACGCTTTCGTCCGCGGTTTCTCTGCTCAACTCCGTGGGGGTATGTGGTGGCAGGTCGCCGCAGCCTGAACGTTGTAACCTACCATGGCGAAATTGTTGGCACTGCCGAAAGTGAGCAGGAGATTCACGGTGTGGGCTTTACTGGCGATCGCCAATTGTGGCTCATTCGCAGCAGCGATCAAGGCTACGTTTTAGAAACATGGGATATTACAACTTGGGATATTGATTTGATCCTCTAA
- a CDS encoding V4R domain-containing protein, with product MISVADLVKDPVLPGNYFAADAYVQGDFETGLIENRKGARLIALPDVLLQAIYTGLDHEVGQATGVVLFNCGRWWGKNFYRRFVEDVSEYYGRPLADMEMIEFLQCLKECWKTHGWGTLDLDVSFYQQGFLVVKTWDSAFAEAAPKATGQPQCFAEAGILEAFFSQLTGRDLHCVQTACETLGASNNYFVLGLRERVEPAKAWLQEGQDHNTVMERLCRTQTA from the coding sequence ATGATTTCTGTTGCTGATCTGGTCAAAGACCCTGTTTTACCCGGTAACTATTTTGCCGCTGATGCCTACGTTCAGGGGGATTTTGAAACAGGGCTGATTGAAAATCGCAAAGGTGCCCGCTTAATTGCCCTGCCGGATGTGCTGTTGCAAGCGATCTACACAGGACTCGATCACGAAGTTGGCCAAGCCACTGGGGTCGTGTTGTTTAACTGTGGTCGCTGGTGGGGCAAGAATTTTTACCGTCGCTTTGTGGAAGATGTGAGCGAGTACTATGGTCGCCCGCTGGCGGATATGGAAATGATTGAGTTTTTGCAGTGCCTTAAGGAATGCTGGAAAACCCATGGCTGGGGCACCCTGGACTTGGATGTTAGCTTTTATCAGCAGGGCTTTTTGGTGGTGAAAACTTGGGACTCCGCGTTTGCAGAGGCTGCGCCCAAGGCTACTGGTCAGCCGCAGTGTTTTGCTGAGGCTGGCATTCTGGAGGCCTTCTTTAGCCAACTCACGGGTCGGGATCTCCATTGTGTGCAAACGGCCTGTGAAACCCTTGGCGCAAGCAATAACTATTTTGTGTTGGGGTTGCGGGAGCGGGTGGAACCTGCTAAGGCATGGTTACAGGAGGGGCAGGATCACAACACGGTTATGGAGCGGCTCTGCCGCACCCAGACTGCTTAG